The following are encoded in a window of Kaistia algarum genomic DNA:
- a CDS encoding ABC transporter permease, whose amino-acid sequence MTSETLPARKRDVSFRALTDNSQIVLIGLLIGLCLAISLAAPQFYSADNAIAILRQCSLVLIVAVGMTMLLVAGEVDLSVGASLAFTGCVAMDVTNRTHSVALGTIAALAFAGAVGLFNGLVVTRLRINSLIATIATMMILQGGVFLYTREAVQNGHQLDAFTAIGAGYVGPIPIPVILAIVIFVIGFIALRFTLFGRYLYAVGANLKAARLSGLRAERLKLIAFVITGLLVGVAGLILSSLMNAGQPTAGRGFELTVIAAVILGGTSLAGGRGTLMGTLLGVLLLKVIDNGIIILRWNQDLQMVVPGLVIILATWLDLVRRRGDAR is encoded by the coding sequence ATGACCAGCGAAACCCTGCCGGCGCGCAAGCGCGACGTCTCCTTCCGCGCGCTGACCGACAACAGTCAGATCGTGCTCATCGGCCTGCTGATCGGGCTGTGCCTCGCCATCTCGCTGGCGGCGCCGCAATTCTATTCCGCCGACAACGCCATCGCGATCCTGAGGCAATGTTCGCTGGTGCTGATCGTCGCTGTCGGCATGACCATGCTGCTCGTCGCCGGCGAGGTCGATCTCTCGGTCGGCGCGTCGCTTGCCTTTACCGGCTGCGTCGCGATGGACGTGACCAACCGAACCCATTCGGTGGCGCTCGGCACGATCGCCGCGCTGGCCTTCGCCGGAGCGGTCGGGCTCTTCAACGGCCTCGTCGTGACCCGCCTCCGGATCAACTCGCTGATCGCCACAATCGCGACCATGATGATCCTGCAAGGCGGTGTGTTCCTCTATACGCGCGAAGCCGTGCAGAACGGCCACCAGCTCGATGCCTTCACGGCGATCGGCGCCGGCTATGTCGGGCCGATCCCGATCCCGGTGATCCTGGCGATCGTCATCTTCGTCATCGGCTTCATCGCGCTGCGCTTCACGCTGTTCGGCCGCTATCTCTATGCCGTCGGCGCCAATCTGAAGGCGGCGCGGCTCTCGGGCCTCCGGGCCGAGCGGCTGAAGCTGATCGCCTTCGTCATCACCGGCCTGCTCGTCGGCGTCGCCGGGCTGATCCTTTCCTCGCTGATGAATGCCGGCCAACCGACGGCGGGGCGGGGCTTCGAGCTGACCGTGATCGCCGCGGTGATCCTTGGCGGCACCTCGCTTGCTGGCGGGCGCGGCACGCTGATGGGAACTCTGCTCGGCGTGCTGCTGCTCAAGGTCATCGACAACGGGATCATCATCCTGCGCTGGAACCAGGATCTGCAGATGGTCGTGCCCGGCCTCGTCATCATCCTCGCCACTTGGCTCGATCTCGTGCGGAGGCGCGGCGATGCTCGCTGA
- a CDS encoding sugar ABC transporter ATP-binding protein has product MLAEPSQKPAISLDVPALDMRGIGKRFPGVVALDGVDLTLMPGKVHALMGENGAGKSTLIKILAGVYGKDNGTIAIAGEETELKTPRDALKKGIKVVFQEIALISEFTVAENIVLEEYPKRPGGSIDWKTIRTEAKALFDRIGFAVDPAARTGDLPVSQQQMVEIARALAHEAKIVVMDEPTSSLTPKEVELLFVVIRRLTSLGIAVLYVSHKLDEVFEISDTVTVLRDGRHISTKPTSEHTNDSLIQDMIGRRIENLFPRSRQHATGKVAVKVEGLSTDAKLKDVSFEARAGEVLGFFGLMGAGRTELAKAIVGYDPIRTGTITIDGAHLKPHDTRTAVSLGIGLLTEDRKLEGLMLELPVQQNMSLAALSSFAKAGFVDEGRERSAVQSFVDRFRVKTPSLAQPIKNLSGGNQQKVLLARWLMRGLKVIVVDEPTRGIDVGAKSEIFALIDRLAGEGLAVIMMTSEMPELLGLSDRIAVMAEGRLTATFSREEATQERILNAAIA; this is encoded by the coding sequence ATGCTCGCTGAACCGTCGCAGAAGCCGGCGATCTCGCTGGATGTTCCCGCGCTCGACATGCGCGGCATCGGCAAGCGCTTCCCCGGCGTCGTGGCGCTGGACGGCGTCGACCTGACGCTGATGCCCGGCAAGGTGCATGCGCTGATGGGCGAGAACGGCGCCGGCAAATCGACCCTGATCAAGATCCTGGCCGGGGTCTATGGAAAGGACAACGGCACGATCGCCATTGCCGGAGAGGAGACCGAACTGAAGACGCCGCGCGATGCGCTGAAGAAGGGCATCAAGGTCGTCTTCCAGGAAATCGCGCTGATCTCCGAATTCACCGTCGCCGAGAACATCGTCCTCGAGGAATACCCGAAACGTCCCGGCGGCTCGATCGACTGGAAGACCATCCGCACCGAGGCCAAGGCGTTGTTCGACCGCATCGGCTTCGCCGTCGATCCGGCGGCGCGGACCGGCGATCTTCCCGTCAGCCAGCAACAGATGGTCGAGATCGCCCGCGCGCTGGCGCATGAGGCAAAGATCGTCGTCATGGACGAGCCGACCTCGTCGCTGACGCCGAAGGAAGTCGAACTGCTCTTCGTCGTCATCCGGCGCCTGACCTCGCTCGGCATCGCCGTCCTCTATGTGAGCCACAAGCTCGACGAGGTGTTCGAGATTTCGGACACGGTGACGGTGCTGCGCGATGGCCGCCATATCTCGACCAAGCCGACCTCCGAACATACGAATGACAGCCTGATCCAGGACATGATCGGCCGGCGGATCGAAAACCTCTTTCCGCGCTCGCGCCAGCATGCGACCGGCAAGGTTGCGGTGAAGGTCGAAGGACTTTCGACCGACGCCAAATTGAAGGACGTCTCCTTCGAGGCGCGGGCCGGCGAGGTGCTTGGCTTCTTCGGGCTGATGGGTGCCGGGCGCACCGAGCTTGCCAAAGCGATCGTCGGCTATGACCCGATCCGCACCGGGACGATCACGATCGACGGCGCTCACCTGAAGCCGCACGATACGCGCACCGCTGTCTCGCTGGGCATCGGCCTCCTGACCGAGGACCGCAAGCTCGAAGGGCTGATGCTGGAACTCCCCGTTCAGCAGAATATGAGCCTCGCCGCGCTTTCATCTTTCGCCAAGGCCGGCTTCGTCGACGAGGGTCGCGAGCGGAGCGCGGTGCAATCCTTCGTCGACCGGTTCCGAGTCAAGACGCCGAGCCTCGCCCAGCCGATCAAGAACCTCTCCGGCGGCAACCAGCAGAAGGTGCTGCTGGCGCGCTGGCTGATGCGGGGCCTCAAGGTCATTGTCGTCGACGAGCCGACGCGGGGCATCGATGTCGGTGCCAAGTCGGAGATCTTCGCGCTGATCGACCGCCTCGCCGGCGAGGGCCTCGCCGTCATCATGATGACCTCGGAAATGCCCGAGCTGCTCGGCCTCTCCGACCGCATCGCGGTCATGGCGGAGGGGCGGCTGACCGCGACCTTCTCGCGTGAGGAAGCGACGCAGGAAAGGATCTTGAATGCCGCGATCGCCTAG
- a CDS encoding ABC transporter permease, with translation MPRSPSLSAAGSSPGIARLFFRRSEVGLLVALLAVILFFALASDTFLTVRNMTNVLGQASLAMIAGIGVAIVFISGEVDVSVGSLVAAVAIPLITVMNATESLALGIAAALALGLAIGIVNGFLAAYLGINSLIVTLGTLFILRGGVYLYTGQKAIPDDVALESFFQLGNGRLLGVVPWPAVIALVLLLVFAYVMRHRSFGRKVYAVGGNPEVARLAGYDVKRVKFTGFIISSLLATVSGILLASRLGSAVHVAGIGFEFQVVAAVVLGGVSLSGGVGSLFGAALGVLILSFLSNGLGMLDLATEWQLVITGFIIIAAVGFDEWKRRQP, from the coding sequence ATGCCGCGATCGCCTAGCCTTTCCGCTGCCGGCTCGTCGCCGGGCATCGCCCGCCTCTTCTTCCGCCGCAGCGAGGTCGGCCTTCTTGTCGCTCTGCTTGCCGTGATCCTGTTTTTCGCGCTCGCCTCCGACACGTTCCTGACCGTGCGCAATATGACCAATGTGCTCGGCCAAGCCTCGCTCGCCATGATCGCCGGCATCGGCGTCGCGATCGTCTTCATCTCGGGCGAGGTCGACGTCTCGGTCGGTTCGCTGGTCGCCGCGGTGGCGATCCCGCTGATCACGGTGATGAATGCGACGGAATCGCTGGCGCTCGGCATCGCGGCGGCGCTGGCGCTCGGCCTTGCCATCGGCATCGTCAACGGCTTTCTCGCCGCCTATCTCGGCATCAATTCGCTGATCGTGACGCTCGGCACGCTCTTCATCCTGCGCGGCGGCGTCTATCTCTATACGGGTCAGAAGGCGATCCCGGACGATGTGGCGCTGGAGAGTTTCTTCCAGCTCGGCAATGGCCGCCTGCTGGGCGTCGTGCCCTGGCCGGCGGTGATCGCGCTCGTCCTGCTGCTCGTCTTCGCCTATGTGATGCGCCACCGCAGCTTCGGGCGGAAAGTCTATGCCGTCGGCGGCAATCCCGAGGTGGCGCGCCTCGCCGGCTATGATGTGAAGCGGGTCAAGTTCACCGGCTTCATCATCTCCTCGCTGCTTGCCACCGTCTCCGGCATATTGCTCGCCTCGCGCCTCGGCTCGGCCGTGCATGTCGCCGGCATCGGCTTCGAATTCCAGGTGGTGGCGGCCGTGGTGCTCGGCGGCGTCAGCCTTTCCGGCGGCGTCGGCTCGCTGTTCGGCGCCGCGCTCGGCGTGCTGATCCTCTCCTTTCTGTCGAACGGGCTGGGCATGCTCGATCTCGCCACCGAATGGCAGCTCGTCATCACCGGCTTCATCATCATCGCCGCCGTCGGTTTCGACGAGTGGAAGCGGCGCCAGCCATAG
- a CDS encoding SDR family NAD(P)-dependent oxidoreductase: MGRLEGKTAVVTGAADGIGNAIASGMAREGARVFLSDIDDAKGEAAAQAIRATGGHATYVHCDVAVEGDIAALIEKAVEETGRIDVLVNNAAIAIGGMPVHEMTDTQWHRLIAVNLTSVFRGCKFVLPHMIRQKSGSVINMASAQGHVGLDGWTAYAGAKGAVLSMTRQMAVEFGPAGVRFNSISPGTIATPMNEKVIADLGEHVARAWVKMHPIGRIGKPEEVAEAAIYLASDAAGFTTGIDLKVDGGLTAAPRFVPDLV, encoded by the coding sequence ATGGGACGTCTTGAAGGCAAGACCGCCGTCGTCACCGGCGCCGCCGACGGGATCGGCAATGCCATCGCGTCGGGCATGGCGCGTGAGGGCGCCCGCGTCTTCCTCTCCGATATCGACGATGCGAAAGGCGAGGCGGCAGCACAGGCGATCCGCGCCACCGGCGGCCACGCCACCTATGTCCATTGCGACGTCGCGGTCGAGGGCGATATCGCCGCGTTGATCGAGAAGGCCGTCGAGGAGACGGGCCGGATCGACGTGCTCGTCAACAATGCGGCGATCGCGATCGGCGGCATGCCGGTCCATGAGATGACCGACACGCAATGGCATCGCCTGATCGCGGTCAACCTCACCTCGGTCTTTCGCGGTTGCAAGTTCGTCCTGCCGCACATGATCCGCCAGAAATCCGGTTCGGTGATCAACATGGCATCGGCGCAGGGCCATGTTGGCCTCGATGGCTGGACCGCCTATGCCGGCGCCAAGGGCGCGGTGCTGTCGATGACGCGGCAGATGGCTGTCGAGTTCGGGCCCGCAGGCGTGCGCTTCAATTCGATCTCGCCGGGCACGATCGCGACGCCGATGAACGAGAAGGTCATCGCCGATCTCGGCGAGCATGTGGCCCGCGCCTGGGTCAAGATGCACCCGATCGGCCGCATCGGAAAACCGGAAGAAGTCGCGGAAGCGGCGATCTATCTGGCGAGCGACGCAGCCGGATTCACAACTGGCATCGATCTCAAGGTGGATGGCGGCCTGACCGCCGCCCCGCGCTTCGTGCCGGACCTCGTCTGA
- a CDS encoding CaiB/BaiF CoA transferase family protein, whose protein sequence is MEKALSGVTILDFSHLLQGPFATQLLADLGADVIKIERAGPGDLFRSMTFFAKWVGGSESPNFLAWNRNKRSIALNLKSRKVHSIIMEMAKKADVVVQNFRPGVLDRLGYGYEDFKAVNPRIVYCAGSGYGEEGPYLDRPGQDMLIQGLVGLQTNTGRGDGPPIPAGSGLADQIGAMNMVYGILAALLWREKSGKGQKIEVNLMAGMLAHLGQEYCAVLNLDEDFVRPNSGIGHPGMQAPFGVYETRDGRYVSIAMSPFKTLYTVLEAPHLASYDDLETLFKKRDEVWEKVNAETTKFDMDDLLERMLGVDIWCAPVQDIRAASEDAQVVHMKMISSYEHPKAGTVKVVAPAIRMSETPPSIDRPAPMVGEHGREILAEFGFAAEEIDALEASGDMTIERV, encoded by the coding sequence ATGGAAAAGGCCCTCTCCGGCGTCACAATCCTCGATTTCAGCCATCTGCTCCAGGGGCCGTTCGCGACGCAATTGCTCGCCGATTTGGGCGCCGATGTGATCAAGATCGAGCGCGCCGGCCCCGGCGATCTGTTTCGCTCCATGACCTTCTTCGCCAAATGGGTCGGCGGCTCGGAAAGCCCGAATTTCCTCGCCTGGAACCGCAACAAACGGTCGATCGCGCTCAATCTGAAGAGCCGCAAGGTCCATTCGATCATCATGGAAATGGCGAAGAAGGCCGATGTCGTCGTGCAGAATTTCCGCCCCGGCGTGCTCGACCGGCTCGGCTATGGCTATGAGGATTTCAAGGCCGTCAATCCGCGCATCGTCTATTGCGCCGGCTCCGGCTATGGCGAGGAAGGCCCCTATCTGGATCGCCCCGGCCAGGACATGCTGATCCAGGGCCTCGTCGGCCTCCAGACCAATACCGGCCGTGGCGATGGCCCGCCCATCCCCGCCGGCTCGGGCCTTGCCGATCAGATCGGCGCGATGAACATGGTCTATGGCATCCTCGCCGCGTTGCTCTGGCGCGAGAAAAGCGGCAAGGGCCAGAAGATCGAGGTCAATCTCATGGCCGGCATGCTCGCCCATCTCGGCCAGGAATATTGCGCCGTGCTGAACCTCGACGAAGATTTCGTGCGGCCGAATTCCGGCATCGGCCATCCAGGCATGCAAGCGCCCTTCGGCGTCTATGAGACGCGCGACGGGCGCTATGTCTCGATCGCCATGAGCCCGTTCAAGACGCTCTATACCGTACTCGAAGCCCCGCATCTGGCTAGCTATGACGATCTCGAAACACTCTTCAAGAAGCGCGACGAGGTCTGGGAGAAGGTCAACGCCGAGACGACGAAGTTCGACATGGACGATCTGCTGGAGCGCATGCTCGGCGTCGACATCTGGTGCGCGCCTGTGCAGGACATCCGCGCGGCGAGTGAGGACGCGCAGGTCGTGCACATGAAGATGATCTCGTCCTACGAGCATCCGAAGGCTGGCACGGTCAAGGTCGTTGCCCCCGCGATCCGCATGAGTGAGACGCCGCCCTCGATCGATCGCCCCGCGCCGATGGTCGGCGAGCATGGCCGCGAGATCCTCGCGGAGTTCGGGTTCGCCGCCGAGGAGATCGACGCGCTGGAGGCCTCTGGCGACATGACGATCGAGCGGGTCTAG
- a CDS encoding enoyl-CoA hydratase/isomerase family protein: MADDYETLTIERADRVALVTFRRADQLNAMNRRMQAEITEAFERLSEDRNVGAIVVTGEGRGFMAGADIKEYAAQTGPEFDAFQKAGGRMYAAIEDNAKPIIAAVNGFALGGGFELVLCCDLVLASNFAKFGLPEIKLGLVPGGGGTQRSVDKLGRNRANFLLMTGAILPAADFVALGLVNEIVEAPALVPRALELARTIAAEPADAVEGLKRLTAFALSGERTLGLELERELVCSLYRSDIGQARVRDFAAKSIARAVEKAKQ, encoded by the coding sequence ATGGCCGACGATTACGAGACGCTGACGATCGAGCGCGCCGACCGCGTGGCGCTGGTCACCTTCCGCCGCGCCGACCAGCTCAACGCCATGAACCGGCGCATGCAGGCCGAGATCACCGAGGCGTTCGAGCGGCTCTCGGAGGATCGCAACGTCGGCGCGATCGTCGTCACCGGCGAGGGACGTGGGTTCATGGCCGGCGCCGATATCAAGGAATATGCGGCGCAGACCGGCCCTGAATTCGATGCCTTCCAGAAGGCTGGCGGGCGGATGTATGCGGCGATCGAGGACAATGCCAAGCCCATCATCGCGGCGGTGAACGGTTTCGCTCTCGGCGGCGGCTTCGAACTGGTGCTCTGCTGCGATCTGGTGCTCGCCTCGAACTTTGCCAAATTCGGTTTGCCGGAAATCAAGCTCGGCCTCGTCCCCGGCGGCGGCGGCACGCAGCGCAGCGTCGACAAGCTCGGCCGCAACCGCGCTAATTTCCTGCTGATGACCGGCGCGATCCTGCCCGCCGCCGATTTTGTCGCGTTGGGCCTCGTCAACGAGATCGTCGAGGCGCCCGCTCTCGTGCCGCGTGCCCTGGAACTGGCGCGGACGATCGCGGCGGAGCCGGCCGACGCGGTCGAAGGGTTGAAACGGCTGACCGCCTTCGCGCTGTCGGGCGAACGCACGCTCGGCCTCGAACTGGAGCGTGAACTGGTATGCTCGCTCTATCGCAGCGACATCGGCCAGGCCCGCGTCCGGGACTTCGCTGCGAAGAGCATCGCGCGGGCCGTGGAGAAGGCGAAACAATAA
- a CDS encoding aldose epimerase family protein, with protein MSEDRGDSYRGLGWAHGALTVQRLGAMMAPLTFVLADGRQVSPMHIAPWAGAPGTEELPGILRRLRGDWSCAPFGYAVPVPDAAPDWAALLGTPEPGEELHGHSSNAEWEWDEGEDGTLALRLVYPPESPIERVERRIEPDPAAPAVDIVFSIHIRESCRLPIGIHPTFRLPKLAQAARLEPAAFAEGRTYPGTVEPAAPLFAIDQCFSDLAAVPLRSGRTFDATRLPFVDDSEELVQLNGIEGSCALVNRAEGYRVRLVWQKEHFPSLLLWYSNRGRKFSPWNGEQVSIGIEPLCSPFGLGPATARADNPIARSGTPTVREFAAGEIFTTRYRIEAEAI; from the coding sequence ATGAGCGAAGACCGGGGAGACTCCTATCGCGGGCTCGGCTGGGCGCATGGTGCGCTGACCGTGCAGCGGCTCGGCGCCATGATGGCGCCACTGACCTTCGTGCTTGCCGACGGACGGCAGGTAAGCCCGATGCATATAGCGCCCTGGGCCGGGGCGCCCGGGACGGAGGAATTGCCGGGCATCTTGCGGCGCCTTCGAGGCGACTGGTCCTGCGCGCCCTTCGGCTACGCTGTTCCGGTGCCGGATGCCGCGCCAGACTGGGCGGCTCTGCTCGGTACGCCGGAGCCCGGCGAGGAACTGCACGGCCATTCCTCGAATGCCGAATGGGAGTGGGACGAGGGCGAGGACGGCACGCTGGCGCTGCGCCTCGTCTATCCGCCGGAAAGCCCGATCGAGCGCGTCGAGCGGCGGATCGAACCGGACCCCGCTGCGCCGGCCGTCGACATCGTCTTCAGCATCCATATCCGCGAATCCTGCCGCTTGCCGATCGGCATCCACCCGACCTTCCGCCTGCCGAAACTCGCGCAGGCCGCGCGGCTGGAGCCGGCGGCCTTCGCCGAGGGGCGCACCTATCCGGGCACGGTCGAGCCGGCCGCGCCGCTCTTCGCCATCGACCAGTGTTTCTCCGATCTTGCCGCCGTGCCGCTGCGCAGCGGCAGAACCTTTGACGCGACCCGTCTTCCCTTCGTCGATGATTCCGAGGAACTGGTTCAGCTGAACGGCATCGAGGGCAGCTGTGCGCTCGTCAACCGCGCCGAGGGCTATCGCGTCCGCCTCGTCTGGCAGAAGGAACATTTCCCAAGCCTGCTGCTCTGGTATTCGAATCGCGGACGGAAATTCAGCCCCTGGAACGGCGAGCAGGTGTCGATCGGCATCGAACCGCTCTGCTCGCCCTTCGGCCTCGGCCCGGCAACTGCGCGCGCCGACAACCCGATCGCGCGATCGGGCACGCCCACGGTCCGCGAATTCGCCGCCGGAGAGATCTTCACGACGCGCTACCGCATCGAAGCGGAAGCGATTTGA
- a CDS encoding CoA-transferase — protein sequence MTRHNLTKSNSPAFVDLPTLAGMVEDGDRFGVGGHHFARLPIALLRSIAALHKTNLTYTSWAGGLALEMLLEAGCVGSIDLCFSSLDIFGLPPRFRAVAEAGEIPVRDWTALAMIEALRAAQQNLPAGLFQLPLGSAMMEKVPGARAVDDPIAGEPIGAIPPLVLDTVVLHAPRADASGNVQIIGARALDLAMVGAARRVLVTVDEIVPVGGLAAAGRQTVLTRNQISAIALVPGGAWPTSCLPFYATDYAALAAAFADEAPLADCLALPETGLPPHLKRAVRIRAAKLPERFPAIHATPEVPTIDEILVVRLAAELDDESFASAGAVSPLANVAYRLAKATHAPGMMLATLSCGHIDIEPSPMLLSALESLDAETAAGHAGGDDTYSTYYQAGSVTHEIIGAAQIDRFGRVNNLAITKKSGGMLRLPGQGGMADVANMHRDYALYVTRHSRLSLVERVDFASSGRGLLGAAERSLAGYRTGRAQIFTDLCVFRLDEATGELVVAEIMPGASREAIVAATGFEPRFAADCREVPLPDRDGLDILRHRIDPLGLRRLEFVSARDRGGLIAEILAADRSLIDQLGGTTS from the coding sequence ATGACGCGACACAACCTCACCAAGTCCAACAGCCCCGCCTTCGTTGACCTCCCGACTCTTGCCGGGATGGTCGAGGATGGCGATCGCTTTGGCGTCGGCGGGCATCATTTCGCCCGGTTGCCGATCGCTTTGCTGCGCAGCATTGCTGCGCTGCACAAGACGAATCTCACCTACACCTCCTGGGCTGGCGGGCTGGCGCTCGAAATGCTGCTGGAGGCCGGCTGCGTCGGATCGATCGACCTTTGCTTCTCAAGCCTCGACATTTTCGGCCTGCCGCCGCGTTTTCGTGCCGTCGCCGAGGCCGGCGAGATCCCGGTGCGCGACTGGACGGCGCTCGCCATGATCGAGGCGCTTCGTGCTGCGCAGCAGAACCTGCCAGCCGGGCTTTTCCAGCTGCCGCTCGGCTCGGCGATGATGGAGAAGGTGCCGGGCGCCCGCGCCGTCGACGATCCGATCGCCGGCGAACCCATCGGCGCGATCCCGCCGCTCGTCCTCGACACGGTCGTGCTGCACGCGCCGCGCGCCGATGCCAGCGGCAATGTCCAGATCATCGGCGCGCGGGCGCTCGACCTTGCGATGGTCGGCGCGGCACGCAGGGTGCTCGTCACCGTCGACGAGATCGTGCCGGTTGGCGGCCTTGCCGCGGCCGGGCGGCAGACCGTTCTGACGCGCAACCAGATCAGCGCAATCGCGCTCGTTCCCGGCGGAGCCTGGCCGACCTCCTGCTTGCCCTTTTATGCGACCGACTATGCCGCGCTCGCCGCCGCCTTTGCCGACGAGGCGCCTCTTGCCGACTGCCTCGCCCTGCCTGAGACAGGCCTGCCACCTCATTTGAAGCGCGCGGTCCGTATCCGTGCGGCGAAGCTGCCGGAACGCTTCCCCGCGATCCATGCGACTCCTGAAGTGCCGACGATCGACGAGATCCTGGTCGTCCGCCTCGCCGCCGAACTGGACGACGAGAGCTTCGCCTCGGCCGGCGCCGTCTCGCCGCTCGCCAATGTCGCCTATCGTCTCGCCAAGGCGACGCATGCGCCGGGGATGATGCTGGCCACGCTCTCCTGCGGCCATATCGACATCGAGCCCTCGCCGATGCTGCTTTCGGCGCTCGAAAGCCTCGACGCCGAGACGGCCGCCGGCCATGCCGGCGGCGACGATACCTATTCGACCTATTATCAGGCCGGCTCGGTGACGCATGAGATCATCGGCGCGGCGCAGATCGATCGCTTCGGCCGAGTCAATAATCTGGCGATCACCAAGAAGAGTGGCGGCATGCTGCGCCTGCCGGGGCAGGGCGGCATGGCGGACGTCGCCAACATGCATCGCGACTACGCGCTCTATGTCACGCGCCATTCGCGGTTGTCGCTGGTGGAGCGCGTCGACTTTGCCAGTTCGGGCCGCGGCCTTCTCGGCGCGGCCGAACGATCGTTAGCCGGCTATAGAACGGGCCGGGCACAGATCTTCACCGATCTCTGCGTCTTCCGACTCGACGAAGCAACGGGGGAACTGGTTGTCGCCGAGATCATGCCCGGCGCCAGTCGAGAGGCGATCGTTGCGGCCACCGGCTTCGAGCCGCGCTTCGCCGCCGATTGCCGCGAGGTGCCGCTGCCGGACCGCGATGGACTGGACATACTGCGCCACCGCATCGATCCGCTCGGCCTCCGCCGGCTCGAATTCGTCAGTGCCCGCGATCGCGGCGGATTGATCGCCGAGATTCTCGCCGCCGATCGCTCGCTCATCGATCAGCTGGGAGGAACCACATCCTGA
- a CDS encoding SMP-30/gluconolactonase/LRE family protein: MGSTGGFLLGIAFDPAGNVFACDLKHAAIFRYDAASGEMARFAASGIGVPNYPVVDAARGVLYVTDSRGNNNVGPGVFRFDLVTGKGGVWCETPMDFANGCLLAKNGGGLYVVESDVPCVSLVEIRADGSAGTVRRISEPMNVPDGLAFGPDGALYISCYEPSRIYRQKEGGALELLIEDPKATMLAHPTNIAFKGDKLYTANLGRWHITEIDLSGVAGF; this comes from the coding sequence ATGGGCTCGACCGGCGGCTTCCTGCTCGGCATAGCGTTCGATCCGGCGGGCAATGTCTTCGCCTGCGATCTGAAGCACGCGGCGATCTTTCGGTATGACGCGGCTTCCGGAGAGATGGCGCGCTTTGCCGCGTCGGGCATCGGGGTTCCGAACTATCCGGTGGTCGATGCGGCGCGGGGCGTCCTCTATGTCACCGACAGCCGCGGCAACAACAATGTCGGTCCGGGCGTCTTCCGTTTCGACCTCGTCACCGGGAAGGGCGGCGTCTGGTGCGAAACACCGATGGATTTCGCCAATGGCTGCCTGCTGGCGAAAAATGGCGGCGGACTCTACGTGGTCGAGAGCGACGTGCCTTGCGTCTCGCTCGTCGAGATCCGCGCCGATGGTTCAGCCGGCACCGTCCGCCGGATTTCCGAGCCGATGAATGTTCCGGATGGTCTCGCCTTCGGTCCGGACGGTGCTCTCTATATTTCGTGCTACGAGCCGAGCCGGATCTATCGCCAGAAAGAAGGCGGCGCATTGGAGCTTCTGATCGAGGACCCGAAGGCAACAATGCTCGCCCATCCGACCAACATCGCCTTCAAGGGCGACAAGCTCTACACCGCCAATCTCGGACGCTGGCACATCACCGAGATCGACCTGTCCGGCGTCGCCGGCTTTTGA
- a CDS encoding RraA family protein: protein MQDQDLFALVREKLFTAVIGDVMDAAGLTRQFLPPDIRALVPETVLVGRAMPVQEADCATETLGHSGGNDAFGLMFKALDQLSPGEIYICTGSSPRYALWGGLMSTRAEKLGAVGAVLDGYHRDTREILKLGFPVFSMGSYAQDQRVRGRVIDYRCPIEFKNGCRVEPGDLIVGDIDGVLTVPKAHVGDIIQAALRKVAGEDVVRDMILAGRDTSGIFEETGIM from the coding sequence ATGCAGGATCAGGATCTCTTTGCGCTCGTTCGCGAGAAACTCTTCACCGCGGTCATCGGCGACGTCATGGATGCGGCCGGCCTGACGCGGCAATTCCTCCCGCCGGACATCCGCGCCCTCGTGCCCGAGACGGTGCTGGTCGGCCGCGCCATGCCGGTCCAGGAAGCCGACTGCGCTACCGAGACGCTCGGCCATAGCGGCGGCAACGATGCCTTCGGCCTGATGTTCAAGGCCCTCGATCAGCTCTCCCCCGGAGAGATCTATATCTGTACCGGTTCCTCGCCGCGCTATGCGCTCTGGGGCGGGCTCATGAGCACGAGGGCCGAAAAGCTCGGCGCCGTCGGTGCGGTGCTCGACGGGTATCATCGCGACACGCGCGAGATCCTGAAGCTGGGTTTCCCAGTCTTCTCAATGGGTTCTTATGCGCAGGACCAGCGCGTCCGCGGCCGCGTCATCGACTATCGCTGCCCGATCGAGTTCAAGAATGGCTGCCGCGTCGAGCCCGGCGACCTGATCGTCGGCGATATCGACGGCGTCCTGACGGTGCCCAAGGCCCATGTCGGCGACATCATCCAGGCGGCGCTCCGCAAGGTCGCGGGCGAGGACGTCGTCCGCGACATGATCCTCGCCGGCCGCGATACGAGCGGGATCTTCGAGGAAACCGGCATCATGTGA